Proteins from a genomic interval of Desulfobacterales bacterium:
- a CDS encoding sigma-70 family RNA polymerase sigma factor, with the protein MKNHRKHMDYDLGRKICQDLRSGYRSAIIELYNRYAHFFAAFANRRLFDKDPHAIESVLSTFWLELLSGKAICRYNGRASLQTYLTIILNRRIIDANRKFARQHNEAALTDVNPAGFQCDSQHNPETEIIGKEQRKLIQKALVQLSDLFPRDANLIRMNLEGLTYEQMANRELNGDSSDPQELKRRVEAIKKQFTRKETGSMAKFKNVLTRCLDTDGLDYRELFNR; encoded by the coding sequence ATGAAAAATCATCGAAAACATATGGATTATGATCTGGGACGTAAAATCTGCCAAGATCTGCGTTCCGGCTATCGCAGTGCGATCATAGAGCTGTATAACCGCTACGCCCATTTTTTTGCAGCCTTTGCCAACCGCCGGCTATTCGACAAGGATCCGCACGCGATTGAAAGCGTACTTTCAACGTTCTGGCTGGAGCTGTTGAGCGGCAAAGCCATCTGCAGATACAATGGCCGCGCCTCCCTGCAGACCTATTTGACGATCATTCTGAACAGGCGCATCATCGACGCCAATCGAAAATTCGCGCGGCAGCACAACGAAGCTGCGCTTACCGATGTTAACCCAGCAGGCTTTCAATGCGACAGCCAACATAACCCGGAAACGGAAATTATCGGCAAGGAGCAGCGCAAACTGATTCAAAAAGCCCTGGTGCAGCTATCCGACCTATTTCCCAGAGATGCCAATCTGATCCGGATGAACCTTGAGGGCCTGACTTACGAACAGATGGCCAATAGGGAACTAAATGGCGACAGCTCGGACCCGCAGGAATTAAAACGCAGGGTAGAGGCCATTAAAAAACAATTTACCCGTAAAGAGACCGGCTCGATGGCCAAATTCAAAAATGTATTAACCAGATGTCTGGATACCGATGGGCTGGATTATCGAGAGTTGTTTAATCGATGA
- a CDS encoding aminotransferase class IV: MADLSKGVAYVDGHIVPVEEAKISLLDWGFLHSDATYDVAGVLAGKFFRLEDHIERFFASMEKLQLSIPYSRSDLRDILMDCVRASGLRDAYVEMICTRGQPKPGSRDPRTCKNQFFAFAIPFIWIATPEKQIKGLHLIISRWQRIPPESVDPTVKNYHWLDMVMGLFEAYERGGETAVVVDSQGNLVEGPGFNIFAVNGSTLTTPGAGVLEGMTRRTTIEIAPDCGYEVVQRNLPADEALAADEVFITTTAGGIIPITKINGQAIGKGAPGPVTQKLQKQYWEVHADPRYTIQIDYSV, translated from the coding sequence ATGGCTGACTTATCAAAAGGTGTGGCTTATGTTGATGGACACATCGTGCCTGTAGAGGAAGCTAAGATCTCGTTGCTTGACTGGGGTTTCCTGCATTCGGATGCGACATACGATGTCGCCGGTGTGTTGGCGGGAAAGTTTTTTCGGCTTGAGGATCATATTGAACGTTTCTTTGCCAGTATGGAAAAACTGCAATTATCAATTCCATACAGCCGCAGCGATTTGCGCGATATTTTAATGGACTGCGTCAGAGCAAGCGGATTGCGGGATGCCTATGTCGAAATGATTTGTACCAGGGGACAGCCCAAACCAGGCTCACGCGACCCACGGACCTGTAAGAACCAATTCTTTGCTTTTGCCATCCCCTTTATCTGGATTGCAACACCAGAAAAGCAAATAAAAGGACTACACCTCATTATCAGTCGCTGGCAGCGTATACCCCCGGAATCAGTCGACCCCACCGTAAAAAACTATCACTGGCTCGACATGGTTATGGGTCTATTCGAAGCTTACGAACGTGGCGGCGAAACTGCAGTTGTTGTCGATTCACAGGGGAATTTGGTCGAGGGTCCAGGTTTCAACATTTTTGCGGTAAACGGTAGCACACTGACAACGCCGGGGGCAGGTGTGCTGGAGGGCATGACGCGCAGAACCACAATTGAGATAGCGCCTGATTGCGGCTATGAAGTCGTGCAGCGCAATCTTCCTGCTGATGAAGCACTTGCTGCTGATGAAGTATTTATCACAACGACCGCCGGCGGTATCATACCGATTACAAAAATCAACGGGCAGGCGATCGGTAAAGGTGCACCCGGCCCGGTGACACAAAAATTGCAAAAACAATATTGGGAAGTACACGCAGACCCACGCTACACGATTCAAATCGACTATAGCGTATAG
- a CDS encoding pilus assembly protein PilP has translation MIEKHLDKTEKTEQLMDSLRNGYAGDSQKALEECPFSEQAIAYAFEELAPDAQQTMEEHLEHCLTCMDLILDTRTSEIESREQAKQPPKVLPALSDTINQPQKVSLIDKIAGSTFMTLKIIAAPVAVVCFMLIISRLDILNNIHFTHRPTQTTEWSQPISNKTAPAANARKKQAQLSVTSTQDSPSMVNSFSMHEGWAVDPFEPAIGNKSRQAVKNKARPRTPLETLDPSQLKLVGVMLSDNGNKAIVEDATGKGHVIREGTYIGTSAGKVSQILKDRIIITEEIEDVYGRIVIQKRVIKLNKPQ, from the coding sequence ATGATCGAAAAACATTTGGACAAGACTGAAAAAACAGAGCAGTTAATGGACTCTTTACGGAACGGGTATGCTGGCGACTCCCAAAAGGCCCTTGAGGAGTGTCCGTTCTCCGAGCAGGCGATCGCCTATGCATTTGAAGAACTGGCACCGGATGCGCAACAAACAATGGAGGAACACCTCGAGCACTGCCTGACCTGCATGGATCTGATTCTCGATACCCGCACATCCGAAATCGAGTCCCGAGAGCAGGCCAAACAACCACCAAAGGTTTTACCCGCCCTGTCGGATACCATCAATCAGCCGCAAAAAGTCTCTTTGATCGATAAAATAGCGGGCAGCACTTTTATGACGCTTAAAATCATTGCAGCGCCGGTGGCAGTGGTGTGCTTTATGCTCATCATTTCCAGACTGGACATATTGAACAATATCCATTTCACCCATAGACCGACACAAACCACAGAATGGTCGCAGCCTATCTCAAACAAAACAGCCCCTGCTGCTAATGCCAGAAAAAAACAAGCCCAATTATCCGTCACCAGCACACAGGATAGTCCTTCCATGGTTAATTCGTTTTCGATGCATGAGGGCTGGGCGGTGGATCCTTTTGAGCCAGCAATCGGAAACAAATCCCGACAGGCTGTCAAAAATAAAGCCCGACCCCGCACCCCGCTTGAAACGCTGGATCCGAGCCAGTTAAAGCTGGTGGGAGTGATGCTTTCGGATAATGGCAACAAAGCCATAGTTGAAGACGCGACCGGCAAAGGACATGTTATCCGGGAAGGCACTTATATCGGCACAAGCGCCGGAAAAGTCAGCCAGATATTAAAAGACCGAATTATCATCACAGAAGAAATTGAAGACGTATATGGTAGAATCGTTATTCAGAAAAGGGTCATTAAACTGAACAAGCCTCAATAG
- a CDS encoding tetratricopeptide repeat protein, whose amino-acid sequence MSILFQYALNISLLLALLTGCSTTVDRKEPESKGPLQECIAYAQEGQYDQSIVFCDRVIVNHPEFAEAYLHRGNAHRNLGRYEKAISDYDTAIALDPDNEEFYNHRAIAYRKLGQADKAIADCNKALELNPRSVEAYINRGNAYIRKRQYDQVISDFNKAIELDPLSADAYFNRGLIFASAKKQYDEAIADISKAIQINPEFARAYYSRGLVYDAKGNYQRAVIDYNRAIEIDPGFAKAYAKRGIFYGRMGQNRRFCADLLKACELGSCKYLEVARNVGACPSIP is encoded by the coding sequence ATGTCTATATTATTTCAATACGCGTTAAACATATCTTTGCTGCTTGCACTTTTAACCGGATGCTCAACCACCGTGGATCGCAAAGAACCGGAATCGAAAGGTCCTTTGCAGGAGTGCATCGCGTATGCCCAAGAAGGGCAATATGATCAATCGATTGTCTTTTGTGACAGGGTCATAGTGAATCATCCGGAGTTTGCCGAGGCTTACCTTCACAGAGGCAATGCCCATAGAAACCTTGGCCGGTATGAAAAAGCGATCTCGGATTACGATACGGCCATCGCGCTAGATCCTGATAATGAAGAGTTTTACAATCATCGTGCGATTGCTTACCGGAAATTAGGACAGGCCGATAAGGCGATCGCGGACTGCAATAAGGCTCTGGAATTAAACCCGAGATCTGTCGAGGCCTACATTAACCGGGGCAATGCCTACATTAGAAAGCGCCAGTATGATCAGGTCATATCCGATTTCAATAAAGCCATTGAGCTAGACCCCTTGTCTGCGGATGCCTATTTCAACCGTGGGCTTATTTTTGCTTCAGCCAAAAAGCAATATGACGAAGCCATTGCGGATATCAGCAAGGCCATACAGATAAACCCTGAGTTTGCCAGAGCTTATTACAGCCGGGGACTTGTCTATGATGCCAAGGGCAATTACCAGAGGGCCGTGATTGATTATAACCGCGCCATCGAGATCGATCCGGGTTTTGCCAAAGCTTACGCCAAGCGCGGCATTTTCTATGGCCGCATGGGTCAGAACAGACGGTTTTGCGCGGATTTGTTAAAAGCCTGTGAATTGGGTTCTTGCAAATATTTAGAAGTAGCCAGAAACGTCGGCGCCTGCCCTTCAATACCCTGA